From the Paenibacillus sp. MMS20-IR301 genome, the window GGTGACCCTGCTTATTTACCGGGCAGGCACCAGCTTTCCCGGCTGGACCCTGTACGAGGTACTGCTGATTCAATCGGTATTCACGATGTCAAGCGGGCTGTCCAGCCTGATCTTTGGCGGACTTCTCTGGAGAACGATGTCTTATGTACGTGAGGGGAGCTTCGAGGTAGTTCTGCTGAAACCGCTGAATCCGCTGTTCTATATTGTCGCCACCACCTTTTCCACGGAGAGTGCCGGACTGTTTCTGGGCGGTGCGGCATTATTCATATTCGCCGCTCTCCACGTAGCCGCCATTCCAGCCTTCGGCTGGCTGCAATTCGCCGTGCTGTTCGCCGCAGGGGCAGCCGTTCTGGCCGGAATCTCCCTGATGATGGCCGCGATGTCCTTCAAGTGGGTCGGCAACTCGCGGATGTCCGAGCTTGCGGACAGTGTGCTGAATATCGGCAAATACCCGCTGCCGGTCTTTCCGAAGGCGGTACAGGCGGCTGCCACCTTAATTATCCCCGTGGGGATGATCGGCTTCCTTCCGGCCTCTGCGTTACTTGGCCGGGTGCAGGCCAGCGATTTCATAGCCATCCTGCCCTGCTTCTTATTCTTGGCGGCAGGAGTATGGCTGTACCGGCATATGATCAGATTGTACGAGGGGGTAGGCGGATGACGCCCGTTATAGAGGTGCAGCATTTAACCAAGACGTATACAACATATAAGCGGGGCGCAGGTGCGGGACAGACACTGAAGAGCTTCTTCCGGCGTGAAGAAGTGGTTATCCAGGCTGTGAACGATATCAGCTTCAGCATCGGACGCGGGGAAATCTGCGGTATTCTCGGTCCCAATGGTGCGGGCAAATCAACCGCGATCAAGATGCTCTGCGGGGCACTGTACCCGACCAGCGGAGATATCCGGGTGCTCGGCTATTCGCCGGCGCGGGACCGGAAACATTATGTCAGCCAGATCGGAGCTGTCTTCGGCCAGAAATCCCAGCTCATCTGGGATATTCCCCCGCTCGACAGCTTCAACATGAACAAGGCCATCTACGGCATTCCCGATCAGGATTACAAAGACCGTCTGGAAGAGCTGGCTGTCCTGCTGGACATTACCC encodes:
- a CDS encoding ABC-2 family transporter protein; this translates as MPYERTLQSMKRYLDVYKQCMYSALQSAAAYRMNFLISSLITLIGNILFPLVTLLIYRAGTSFPGWTLYEVLLIQSVFTMSSGLSSLIFGGLLWRTMSYVREGSFEVVLLKPLNPLFYIVATTFSTESAGLFLGGAALFIFAALHVAAIPAFGWLQFAVLFAAGAAVLAGISLMMAAMSFKWVGNSRMSELADSVLNIGKYPLPVFPKAVQAAATLIIPVGMIGFLPASALLGRVQASDFIAILPCFLFLAAGVWLYRHMIRLYEGVGG